In Candidatus Sulfotelmatobacter sp., a genomic segment contains:
- the dnaN gene encoding DNA polymerase III subunit beta — MPLEAAVAAGTAAGTMEITVSKFELLHELTATQGVVERKTTIPILSNYLFEAAGDRLSLTATDLDLSLRTSCNAKVKKEGSCTIPARKLHDYVKLLPDADITIKLLDNHWVSIRCGRSNTKMVGMAKSNFPSLPAFPTAGVITIPAQVLRGLIARTGFAISNEESRYTLNGALMLIKPESITMVATDGHRLAHCERPGEKFEGVSGELKTLVPKKAMDELKSLLDSTDAETIEFAKDDSTLFFRIGSRLLTSRQLTGQFPNFEAVLPKDNSKVVPLNSDELNAAILRVAQFADERSRAVRLKLEKGELKLSASSTETGESEDSIEAPYTGDPLTIGFNAQYLIDFLKAAGTSEVRLELKDAQSAGQFRPAEGDDYKYRYIVMPMRI; from the coding sequence ATGCCGCTCGAGGCCGCCGTTGCCGCAGGAACCGCCGCAGGAACCATGGAGATTACGGTCAGCAAGTTCGAACTGTTGCACGAACTAACCGCCACCCAAGGTGTGGTCGAGCGCAAGACCACGATTCCCATTCTGTCGAATTATTTGTTCGAGGCCGCGGGTGACCGCCTGTCGCTCACTGCTACCGACCTCGATCTCAGCCTGCGTACCTCATGCAACGCCAAAGTCAAGAAAGAGGGCTCCTGTACCATCCCCGCCCGCAAACTTCACGACTACGTGAAACTCCTGCCCGACGCCGACATCACCATTAAATTGCTCGACAATCACTGGGTCAGCATTCGCTGCGGCCGGTCCAACACGAAGATGGTCGGCATGGCGAAGTCGAACTTCCCCAGCCTTCCGGCATTTCCGACCGCAGGTGTCATCACGATTCCCGCCCAGGTTCTGCGCGGCCTGATCGCCCGCACCGGCTTCGCCATCTCCAACGAAGAATCGCGCTACACCCTCAACGGCGCACTAATGCTGATCAAGCCTGAGTCCATCACCATGGTCGCCACCGATGGACATCGCCTCGCCCACTGTGAACGCCCCGGTGAAAAATTCGAAGGCGTCTCCGGCGAACTGAAAACTCTGGTCCCGAAAAAAGCGATGGACGAACTGAAATCCCTGCTCGATTCCACCGACGCCGAGACCATCGAGTTCGCCAAAGACGACTCGACGCTCTTCTTCCGCATCGGTTCGCGCCTGCTCACCTCGCGCCAACTCACGGGACAGTTCCCCAACTTCGAAGCCGTCCTGCCGAAAGACAACAGCAAAGTCGTCCCGCTGAACTCCGACGAACTGAACGCCGCGATCCTCCGCGTGGCGCAGTTCGCCGACGAGCGTTCGCGCGCCGTCCGCCTAAAACTGGAAAAAGGCGAACTCAAGCTCTCCGCCTCCTCCACCGAAACCGGCGAGTCCGAAGACTCGATCGAAGCCCCCTACACCGGCGACCCGCTTACCATCGGCTTCAATGCACAATATCTAATCGATTTCCTGAAAGCCGCCGGCACCAGCGAAGTCCGCCTCGAACTCAAAGATGCCCAGTCCGCCGGCCAATTCCGCCCCGCCGAAGGCGACGACTACAAATACCGCTACATCGTCATGCCGATGAGAATCTGA
- the dnaA gene encoding chromosomal replication initiator protein DnaA produces MSVPSTTLSPNPWARILDALEKKINRHSYDTWLKPTRYSHASGGILFVRVPTVEFRHAGDKYADLIQEAIDNLGLGFNDVKFVTPEDDPASTPVRHDGGLSSASTTAGPSQSRFDWDGAAQLNPRYTFDAFVIGSGNQFAHAACQAVAERPSKAYNPLFLYGGVGMGKTHLMQAIGHEIKRRMPHAAICYVSSEKFTNDMINSLRYDKMTTFRDKFRNVDVLLIDDIQFLTGKERTQEEFFHTFNALHESMKQIVIASDRSPKELAEIEDRLRSRFEWGLIADIQPPDLETKVAILQKKAEQEKVTLPTDVALYVASNIRSNVRELEGALIRLVAHSSLIGAEITLPYAQLVLKNFIDSQARKVTIESIQKMVAEQFGLRLVEIKAKNNSRAIVYPRQVAMYLAKHLTEASLPEIGRQFGGKHHTTVLHSVEKIEELRKNDKDLNRLINKLTEQLGG; encoded by the coding sequence ATGTCAGTTCCCAGTACAACTCTCTCCCCCAATCCGTGGGCGCGCATCCTCGATGCGCTGGAAAAGAAAATCAACCGCCATTCCTACGACACCTGGCTTAAGCCCACCCGCTATAGCCACGCCAGCGGAGGCATTCTCTTCGTTCGCGTTCCCACCGTCGAGTTCCGCCACGCCGGCGACAAATATGCCGACCTGATTCAGGAAGCCATCGACAACCTCGGCCTCGGTTTCAATGACGTCAAGTTCGTCACTCCTGAAGACGATCCCGCTTCCACTCCCGTCCGCCACGACGGCGGCCTCTCTTCCGCCTCCACCACTGCGGGTCCGTCCCAATCCCGCTTCGACTGGGACGGCGCAGCCCAACTCAACCCGCGCTACACCTTCGACGCCTTCGTCATCGGCAGCGGCAATCAGTTTGCCCATGCCGCCTGCCAGGCCGTCGCCGAGCGCCCGTCCAAAGCCTACAACCCTCTCTTCCTTTACGGCGGAGTCGGCATGGGCAAGACCCACCTGATGCAGGCCATCGGCCACGAGATCAAGCGCCGCATGCCCCATGCCGCCATCTGTTATGTATCCAGCGAGAAGTTCACCAACGACATGATCAACTCGCTGCGCTACGACAAGATGACCACCTTCCGCGACAAATTCCGCAACGTCGACGTCCTGCTCATCGACGACATTCAATTCCTCACCGGCAAAGAACGCACCCAGGAAGAGTTCTTTCACACCTTCAATGCCCTGCACGAGTCGATGAAGCAGATCGTCATCGCCAGCGATCGCTCACCCAAGGAACTCGCCGAAATCGAAGACCGTCTGCGCAGCCGCTTCGAGTGGGGATTGATCGCCGACATCCAGCCGCCCGATCTCGAAACCAAAGTCGCGATCTTGCAGAAAAAAGCGGAGCAGGAAAAAGTCACCCTGCCCACCGACGTCGCGCTCTACGTCGCCTCGAACATTCGCTCCAACGTCCGCGAGCTCGAAGGCGCGCTGATCCGCCTGGTCGCCCACTCGTCGCTCATCGGCGCCGAGATCACGCTGCCCTACGCGCAACTGGTCCTGAAAAATTTCATCGACTCCCAAGCCCGCAAGGTCACCATTGAGTCCATTCAGAAAATGGTTGCCGAACAATTCGGACTGCGGCTCGTCGAAATCAAGGCCAAGAACAATTCCCGCGCCATCGTGTACCCACGCCAGGTTGCGATGTACCTGGCCAAACATCTCACCGAAGCATCGCTGCCGGAAATCGGCCGCCAGTTCGGTGGCAAGCATCACACCACGGTGCTGCATTCCGTCGAGAAGATCGAAGAACTTCGTAAGAACGACAAAGATTTGAACAGGCTGATCAATAAATTGACCGAGCAATTAGGCGGATGA
- a CDS encoding pyrrolo-quinoline quinone, with amino-acid sequence MPFTAPSVSRILSSIAILCVLTLPLHAQDFLTWHNNNARTGFDSKETILTLANVNSTTFGKLFVVPADGLVDAQPLYLSNVSISGVIHNLLIVATEHDSVYAYDADTGANLWQVTTLKSGETTSDQRHCPQVEPEIGITSTPVIARPKTGDPVIYVVAMSKDSSANYHQRLHALDAATGAERFNGPIDISGQYPGTGDNSSGGYVIFDPAQYKERAALLMVGNTVYLAWASHCDFRPYTGWIMGYNATTLAQTTILNLTPNGSQGALWNSGAGMAADNSGNIILLDANGVFDTTLTSSGFPDQGDYGNAFLRLTTTGGLAVADYFEMYNQSSENSTDTDLGSGGALLTSQKDSTGKIWQLAVGAGKDSNLYVVDRTNMGKFNSSSNHIYQELKSALREGVWSAPAAFNNLIYYGPKNEAIQAFQFSNAKLKSAAVAKTANTFVYPGATPAITSNGNQNAILWAAENVNPAVLHAYNAKTLVELYNTNQASGGRDQFGAGNKYITPMIANGKVYVGTTTGVGVFGLLSAPAK; translated from the coding sequence ATGCCGTTCACCGCGCCGTCCGTATCTCGTATTCTATCGTCAATTGCGATTCTTTGCGTCCTCACCCTCCCGCTCCACGCCCAGGACTTCCTCACCTGGCACAACAACAACGCCCGCACCGGTTTCGACAGCAAAGAGACCATCCTGACCCTCGCCAACGTGAACTCCACCACCTTCGGCAAACTTTTCGTCGTCCCCGCCGACGGCCTCGTCGACGCCCAGCCGCTCTACCTCTCCAACGTTTCGATCTCCGGCGTAATTCACAATCTCCTCATCGTCGCCACCGAGCACGATTCCGTCTACGCCTATGACGCCGACACCGGAGCGAACCTCTGGCAGGTCACCACTCTCAAGTCCGGCGAGACCACTTCCGACCAACGCCACTGTCCCCAGGTCGAACCCGAAATTGGCATTACCTCCACCCCCGTCATCGCCCGGCCGAAAACCGGGGACCCTGTGATCTACGTCGTCGCCATGTCGAAGGACAGCTCCGCCAACTATCACCAGCGCCTGCACGCCCTCGATGCCGCCACCGGCGCCGAACGTTTCAACGGCCCCATCGACATTTCCGGCCAGTATCCCGGTACCGGCGACAACAGCTCCGGCGGATACGTCATCTTCGATCCCGCCCAATACAAAGAGCGCGCCGCCCTGCTCATGGTCGGCAACACCGTCTATCTCGCCTGGGCCTCGCACTGCGACTTCCGCCCCTATACCGGATGGATCATGGGCTACAACGCCACCACGCTCGCCCAAACCACCATCCTCAATCTCACCCCCAACGGTTCCCAGGGCGCGCTCTGGAACTCCGGCGCAGGCATGGCCGCCGACAACTCCGGCAACATCATCCTGCTCGACGCCAACGGGGTCTTCGACACCACCCTGACTTCTTCCGGCTTTCCTGACCAGGGCGACTACGGCAATGCCTTTCTTCGCCTCACCACCACCGGTGGACTCGCCGTCGCCGACTATTTCGAGATGTACAACCAGTCCTCCGAAAACAGCACCGACACCGACCTTGGCTCCGGCGGAGCTCTGCTCACCAGCCAAAAAGATTCCACCGGAAAAATCTGGCAACTCGCCGTCGGGGCCGGCAAAGACAGCAATCTCTATGTCGTCGATCGCACCAACATGGGCAAATTCAACTCGTCCAGCAACCATATCTATCAGGAACTCAAGAGCGCCCTCCGCGAAGGAGTCTGGTCCGCCCCGGCAGCCTTCAACAACCTGATCTACTACGGCCCGAAAAATGAAGCCATCCAGGCCTTCCAGTTCAGCAATGCAAAATTGAAATCCGCCGCCGTCGCCAAGACCGCCAACACCTTCGTCTACCCCGGCGCAACTCCCGCCATCACTTCCAACGGAAACCAGAACGCCATCCTCTGGGCCGCCGAAAACGTCAACCCCGCCGTCCTCCACGCCTACAACGCCAAGACTTTAGTCGAGCTTTACAACACCAACCAGGCTTCCGGTGGCCGCGACCAATTCGGCGCCGGCAACAAATACATCACCCCCATGATCGCCAACGGCAAAGTTTACGTCGGCACCACCACCGGAGTCGGCGTCTTCGGCCTGCTATCCGCTCCCGCGAAATAA
- a CDS encoding pyrrolo-quinoline quinone, whose amino-acid sequence MPLPRILPLSVIVCALTLPALSQDVLTYHDNNLRNGLNNKETILTPTNVNSATFGKLFIAAADGLVDAEPLYLSNVSIAGVTHNLLIVASEHDSVYAYDADTGASLWQITTLKSGETTSDNRGCSQVSPEIGITSTPVILRPKTGNPVIYVVAMSKDTSGNYHQRLHALDATTGAELHKGPVDIAAQYPGTGDNSSGGFVIFDPAQYKERAGLLAIGNTIYLAWASHCDFRPYTGWIMGYNGTTLAQTTVLNVTPNGNEGAIWNSGAGMAADSSGNIILLDANGVFDTTLTSSGFPDEGDFGNAFIHLTTKGGLAVADYFEMDNGVSESNSDTDLGSGGTLLTNQKDTSGTVWDLAVGAGKDSNLYVVNRANMGKFSSTSNNIYQELAGALPGGIWSMPAAYDNNLYYGPVGSPILKFQFKNARLLTAAVAKTSNSFGYPGATPSISANAGANAIVWASENTNPAVLHAYNAKTLVELYNSNQASGSRDHFGAGNKYITPMIANGKVYVGTTNGVGVFGLLSAK is encoded by the coding sequence ATGCCGCTCCCCCGCATTCTTCCACTTTCCGTCATCGTCTGCGCCCTCACCCTTCCCGCACTTTCGCAAGACGTCCTCACCTACCACGACAATAACCTCCGCAACGGCCTCAACAACAAAGAGACCATCCTCACGCCGACCAATGTCAACTCCGCCACCTTCGGCAAACTCTTCATCGCCGCCGCCGACGGCCTCGTCGATGCCGAGCCGCTTTACCTCTCGAACGTCTCCATCGCCGGCGTCACCCACAATCTCCTCATCGTCGCCTCCGAACACGACTCCGTCTACGCCTATGATGCCGATACCGGCGCCAGCCTCTGGCAAATCACCACTCTCAAATCCGGCGAAACCACCTCCGACAATCGCGGATGCTCCCAGGTCTCCCCCGAAATCGGCATCACCTCCACTCCCGTCATCCTTCGCCCGAAAACCGGCAACCCGGTCATCTACGTCGTCGCCATGTCGAAAGACACTTCCGGCAACTACCACCAGCGCCTCCACGCCCTCGACGCCACCACCGGCGCCGAGCTTCACAAGGGCCCCGTCGACATCGCCGCTCAATATCCTGGCACCGGCGACAACAGCTCCGGCGGCTTCGTCATTTTCGATCCCGCGCAATATAAAGAGCGCGCCGGACTTCTTGCCATCGGCAACACCATCTATCTCGCCTGGGCTTCGCACTGCGACTTCCGCCCCTACACCGGATGGATCATGGGCTACAACGGCACCACGCTCGCCCAGACCACAGTCCTCAACGTGACTCCCAACGGCAACGAAGGCGCGATCTGGAATTCCGGCGCCGGCATGGCCGCCGACAGCTCTGGCAACATCATCCTTCTCGACGCCAACGGAGTCTTCGACACTACTCTCACTTCCTCCGGTTTCCCCGACGAAGGCGACTTCGGCAACGCCTTCATCCACCTCACCACCAAAGGCGGACTCGCCGTCGCCGACTACTTCGAAATGGATAACGGCGTTTCGGAGAGTAACAGCGACACCGACCTCGGCTCCGGCGGAACTCTCTTGACCAATCAAAAAGACACCAGCGGCACGGTTTGGGATCTGGCCGTCGGCGCCGGCAAAGACAGCAATCTCTATGTCGTCAACCGCGCCAACATGGGCAAATTCAGCTCCACCAGCAACAACATTTATCAGGAACTCGCCGGCGCACTGCCCGGCGGAATCTGGTCCATGCCCGCCGCCTACGACAACAATCTCTATTACGGCCCGGTCGGCTCTCCCATCCTGAAATTTCAGTTCAAGAATGCCAGACTGCTCACCGCCGCCGTAGCGAAAACCTCCAACTCCTTCGGCTATCCCGGAGCCACTCCCAGCATCTCCGCCAACGCCGGTGCCAACGCTATCGTCTGGGCCTCCGAGAACACGAACCCAGCCGTCCTCCACGCCTACAATGCCAAGACTCTCGTTGAGCTCTACAACAGCAATCAGGCTTCCGGTAGCCGCGACCACTTCGGCGCCGGCAATAAATACATCACCCCCATGATCGCCAACGGCAAAGTCTACGTAGGAACAACAAATGGGGTCGGCGTCTTCGGCCTCCTCTCCGCGAAGTAA
- a CDS encoding DUF2905 domain-containing protein encodes MTELGKGLIVMGVVLVVAGILLTVRSPLGRLPGDIVYRGKNTTFYFPLMTSVVVSVVLTILLWVVGRWRR; translated from the coding sequence ATGACGGAACTGGGTAAAGGATTGATCGTGATGGGAGTGGTGTTGGTCGTGGCGGGGATTTTGCTGACGGTGCGGTCGCCGTTGGGGAGATTGCCGGGGGACATTGTGTATCGGGGGAAGAATACGACATTTTATTTTCCGTTGATGACGTCGGTAGTGGTGAGTGTGGTGTTGACGATTTTGTTGTGGGTGGTGGGGAGATGGAGGAGGTAG
- a CDS encoding TonB-dependent receptor, protein MRVSAGVFLVVLSFWLAFSLGFPYAAAAADSNADVKVKVVDPRGAAVAGAQVSLLGGGRVLKTQTTGGEGIASFGAAFGQRYEVQVLAPGFAAETVEIGSAADITVTLRLATAAETVVVSATRNPVAGEAAGADVATLNGAQLTTMQPLAANDALRFLPGAVVNTAGQRGGLSSLFVRGGESNYNKVIVDGVTVNEPGGTFDFGTLSLAQGDRMEFVRGAQSTLYGSDAMTSVVQVWTRAGSTRVPEFRLGADGGNLSSSHGYASLAGARGPFDYNFFGDQFNTGGSGVNDAYSDSLEGANVGVALGDKAALRVRVRHSNTHTGLPGEWSFNGYDPLVPANGPTAPLVPLQPNPSDWSQLNNLLGSVELTVAAPSGWQHRFTGFDYVYRYYELNPGDAARVDPYGDPIDFAAQTIDHINRGGFEYQGDYSERTWAHMTFGYRVENENGFVGDVIYGPQNHGQRLNNDVYAQQQLTLGRLTVIAGGRLAHSSAFGNTGLPRVALMWQALRGGDIFSGTRLRFSYATGFKEPRLEETFNGIPPDPYDIPNTGLKPERSRSFEAGIQQNFYQGKFVLNGTYFNNLFHDQINYVEIDPHNFVGQYVNVNESFAQGAEAEVQAKLRSRLLLSGAYTYTSTQILDNPAPINSLYDVGMPLLRRPKHSATLLLSYLGSRWGGNVGGSFVGRRPDSDFYGFGIDHAAGYVRADLGGWYALWPRVTVYANVENALDRRYNEVVGYPALPVNFRAGVRFRVGGE, encoded by the coding sequence ATGCGCGTGTCTGCTGGCGTTTTTCTGGTGGTTCTTTCTTTCTGGTTGGCTTTTTCTTTGGGTTTCCCCTACGCTGCGGCTGCGGCCGATTCCAATGCCGATGTGAAGGTGAAGGTTGTGGATCCGCGGGGGGCGGCGGTGGCAGGGGCTCAGGTGTCGCTGCTGGGTGGAGGGCGAGTTCTGAAGACGCAGACTACAGGGGGAGAAGGGATCGCGTCGTTCGGCGCGGCGTTTGGCCAACGGTATGAGGTGCAGGTGCTGGCACCGGGGTTTGCGGCGGAGACGGTCGAGATTGGTTCTGCGGCGGACATTACGGTGACGCTGCGACTGGCGACGGCTGCGGAGACGGTGGTGGTGAGTGCGACGCGGAATCCGGTGGCGGGCGAAGCGGCTGGGGCGGACGTTGCGACGCTGAATGGCGCACAGTTAACGACGATGCAGCCGCTGGCGGCGAACGATGCGCTGCGCTTTCTGCCGGGGGCAGTGGTGAATACGGCGGGGCAGCGCGGAGGATTGTCGTCGTTGTTCGTGCGCGGCGGCGAGTCGAATTACAACAAGGTAATTGTCGATGGCGTCACGGTGAATGAGCCGGGAGGGACGTTTGATTTTGGAACGCTGTCGCTGGCGCAGGGCGATCGGATGGAATTCGTACGGGGGGCGCAGAGTACGTTATACGGATCGGATGCGATGACCAGCGTTGTGCAGGTGTGGACGCGGGCGGGGAGCACGCGGGTTCCGGAATTTCGGTTGGGCGCAGATGGCGGAAATTTAAGCAGCTCGCATGGATATGCATCGTTGGCGGGGGCGCGCGGGCCCTTCGACTACAACTTTTTCGGGGATCAGTTTAATACCGGGGGATCGGGCGTGAATGACGCATATTCCGATTCGCTGGAGGGCGCGAATGTGGGCGTGGCGCTGGGGGACAAGGCGGCACTGCGGGTGAGGGTGCGGCACTCGAATACGCATACGGGGCTGCCGGGGGAGTGGAGCTTTAATGGGTATGATCCGCTGGTGCCGGCGAACGGGCCGACTGCGCCCCTGGTGCCGTTGCAGCCGAATCCGAGCGACTGGTCGCAGCTGAATAATTTGCTGGGCAGTGTGGAACTGACGGTGGCTGCGCCGAGTGGATGGCAACACCGGTTCACTGGCTTCGATTATGTGTATCGCTATTACGAATTGAATCCGGGCGATGCGGCGCGGGTGGATCCGTACGGGGATCCGATTGATTTTGCGGCGCAGACGATTGATCACATCAACCGCGGCGGATTTGAGTATCAGGGGGATTACTCGGAGCGGACGTGGGCGCATATGACGTTTGGATATCGCGTCGAAAATGAGAATGGGTTTGTGGGAGATGTGATCTACGGGCCGCAAAATCATGGGCAGCGCCTGAATAACGACGTGTACGCGCAACAGCAGTTAACGCTGGGGCGATTGACGGTGATTGCGGGCGGGCGGCTGGCGCATAGCAGCGCATTTGGCAATACGGGATTGCCGCGCGTTGCGCTCATGTGGCAGGCGCTGCGCGGGGGAGACATTTTTTCCGGGACGCGATTGCGATTTTCTTATGCGACCGGATTCAAAGAGCCGCGGCTTGAAGAGACGTTTAATGGAATTCCGCCCGATCCTTATGACATTCCGAATACGGGACTGAAGCCGGAGCGGTCGCGGTCGTTTGAAGCGGGCATTCAGCAGAATTTTTACCAAGGGAAATTTGTTTTGAATGGAACGTATTTTAATAATTTGTTTCACGACCAGATCAATTATGTGGAGATCGATCCGCATAATTTTGTGGGGCAGTATGTGAATGTGAATGAGTCGTTCGCGCAGGGAGCGGAGGCGGAGGTGCAGGCGAAGCTGCGGTCGCGGCTGCTGCTGAGCGGAGCGTATACGTATACGTCGACGCAGATTTTGGATAATCCTGCGCCGATTAATTCTTTGTATGACGTAGGCATGCCGCTGCTGCGGCGGCCGAAGCACTCGGCGACTTTGCTGCTGTCGTATTTGGGATCGCGGTGGGGCGGGAATGTGGGCGGGAGTTTTGTGGGGCGGCGTCCGGACTCGGATTTTTATGGGTTTGGGATCGATCATGCGGCGGGGTATGTGCGGGCGGATCTGGGTGGATGGTACGCGCTCTGGCCGCGGGTGACAGTGTATGCGAATGTCGAGAACGCGCTGGACCGACGGTATAACGAGGTGGTCGGGTATCCGGCGCTACCGGTGAATTTTCGGGCGGGAGTGCGGTTTAGGGTCGGAGGGGAATAG
- a CDS encoding class II aldolase/adducin family protein encodes MATERTHREEIVHYGRMLHDRGFVAACDGNLSIRLDQDRILVTPTGVSKGAMAASDMVIVNLDGRKVAGRRSVTSEIGMHLLIYRMRPDVKAICHAHPPTATGFAAAGVPLTEPLVCEVVMGLGCIPLARYGTPGTSELADTLEPYVPSYDAILMSNHGVVSYGDTLEHAYMKMETVEHFAQIALVTHLLGRQQPLKEVDIEKLLLARTKYFGAKIAAAMPFPRSPQKVG; translated from the coding sequence GCATGTTGCACGACCGGGGATTCGTAGCTGCCTGCGACGGCAACCTCTCCATCCGCCTCGACCAGGATCGCATCCTGGTCACTCCCACCGGCGTCAGCAAGGGCGCCATGGCCGCCTCCGACATGGTCATTGTTAATCTCGATGGCCGCAAGGTCGCCGGACGTCGCAGTGTCACCAGCGAAATCGGCATGCATCTGCTCATCTATCGCATGCGCCCAGATGTAAAGGCCATCTGCCACGCTCATCCGCCCACCGCCACCGGCTTCGCCGCCGCCGGCGTCCCGCTCACCGAGCCGTTAGTCTGCGAAGTCGTCATGGGCCTGGGATGCATCCCTCTCGCTCGCTACGGCACCCCCGGCACCTCCGAACTCGCCGACACCCTCGAGCCCTACGTCCCCAGCTATGACGCCATCCTCATGTCGAACCACGGCGTAGTCTCCTATGGCGACACTCTCGAACACGCCTACATGAAGATGGAAACCGTCGAGCACTTCGCCCAGATCGCCCTGGTGACGCACCTGCTCGGCCGCCAGCAGCCATTAAAAGAAGTCGACATCGAAAAACTCCTCCTCGCCCGCACCAAATACTTCGGCGCCAAAATAGCCGCCGCCATGCCGTTTCCCCGCTCCCCGCAAAAAGTCGGCTGA